The sequence below is a genomic window from Brassica napus cultivar Da-Ae unplaced genomic scaffold, Da-Ae ScsIHWf_1372;HRSCAF=1949, whole genome shotgun sequence.
tagcatctacaacaaagataagggtaaagtggaagctacaagctcgcgtgcaagagatgtgaagtgttttaagtgccaaggacgtgggcactatgctaatgagtgcaccaacaaacgtgtgatgatccttcatgccaatggagaatatgaatctgctgatgaggagacagaggccgaagaagatcacagttcagaagaggagtatgttgccaacccggtggctggaaggttgctagttgctagaagaaccttgagtcttcaaagcaagaccgaagagatggagcaaagagaaaatctcttctatactagatgtctagtgcaaggaaaggtctgtagtcttattgtGGATGGAGGCAGTTGTGTCAACGTTGCGAGTGAGACTATGGTTAAAAAGTTGGGATTGAGGGTCCAgaagcatcctaaaccatataggctccaatggctcaatgaagagggcgagatgagagtatctactcaggttatggttcccttagccattggtaaatatgaagatgagattctttgtgatgtgttgcctatggaagctggacacattctccttggaaggccgtggcaatcagatagacgtgtGATACATGATGGGTATGCCCACAAGCACACTTTTGAGTTTAAAGGGAGAAAGACAGTTCTTGTGCCTATGACTCCTAAGGAAGTTCAGGTTGATCAGCTCCAACTACAaaggaagaaagagattgatcttcccgctgaatcaacaaagcaactaaacttctatgccaagtctggtgatgttaaaagatctctctgctctaaccttcctattcttttgtttatctataaggaatCACTCTTGACTACTAATAATATTGCACCGGAGTATCCGAGTGAGGTGTcagctcttttacaggaatttgAAGATGTATTTCCTGAAGATAATCCAATTGGTTTGCCACCTATTCGtgggattgagcatcagatcgactttgtaccaggagctactCTTCCCAACAGACCAGCATACAGGACTAATCCGGTGGAAACCAAGGAGCTACAAAGACAGGTTGAAGAACTAATGGAGAAAGGCCATATCCGTGAGAGTATGAGCCCATGTGCTGTGCCCGTGCTCCTTGTacctaagaaagatgggagctggcgcatgtgtgttgattgtagagcaatcaacaacataacagtaaAGTATCgtcaccctattcctagattagatgatatgcttgatgaattgcatggttctagtgtcttttctaagatagatttgaagagtggatatcatcaaattagaatgaaagagggagatgagtggaaaacagcctttaagactaagcatgggttgtatgagtggttagtcatgccttttggattaaccaatgctcctagtacttttatgagattgatgaaccATGTGCTTAGATCCTTCATAGGCTTGTTTGTGgtagtatactttgatgatatccttgtcTACTCTAAGAGTTTAGAAGAGCATATAAAACATCTTAGGACTGTTCTTGATGTCTTGAGGAAAGAAAAGCTATTTGCTAATCTTAAGAAATGCACTTTCTGtacggataacttggtctttttaggctttgttgtgagtgcagatggagtaaaggtagatcaggagaaggtgagagcaattcaagaatggccaattccAAAGACTATAAGTGAAGTGAGGAGCTTCCACGGCCTTGCTGGTTTCTACAGGCGGTTTGTTAAAGACTTTAGCACTATAGCAGCTCCCTTGACTGAAGTGATAAAGAAAGAagtcggattcaagtggggagaagcacaagagacTGCCTTCCAAtgccttaaagagaagcttactcacgcccctcttcttatactaccagattttaataaaacctttgagattgaatgtgatgcttctggtaTTGGAGTGGGTGCTGTTTTGATGCAGGAAAAGAGACCCatagcttatttcagtgagaagcttggaggcgccactctcaactatgcaacttatgataaggagttgtatgccttggtgagagctttgcagacttggcagcattacttgtggcccaaggagtttgtgatacacactgatcatgagtctctcaagtacttgaaaggacagaacaagctcagcaagagacacgcaagatgggtagaattcatagaaacttttccttatgtcatcaagtacaaacaaggtaaagaaaatatagttgctgatgcactatcccgaaggtatgttctcttaaacactcttgatgctaagctgTTAGGTTTTGAGCAAATTAAAGatatgtatgaatctgatccagattttaaagaagcttataactcttgtgagaaatttgctgctggacattattTTAGACATGATGGATTCCTCTTTTATGATAATAGACTGTGTGATGTGAGCTTGACTGAACCAGTAGCTGATCTTGCGCATGAAGAGCTGGAAGAGAGTGACAGTGAAGAGGAGCTGGATGAGACGAACACTACAATTGGATACAAGGAGCTGGATGGGAGTTCAATTGGATTTAACTCAGCACGAGACCCATTCTCTTTCTCCAATGGGCCAATAACCAGATCAAAGACAAGACAATTGAAGGAGGCAATATTCGGATTGGTTTACACTAAACCAATCTCGACATCTGAAGAAAACCAAGTCAAAGAAGCCTTGAAGATATTCAATTGTTCAATCTTCAACACTACCTAGTTTTTACTTAAGATATTTTCGAAAACTACAAGTCCTTGGTGACTCTTTGCATTCCTTTCTTTCTACTTAAACTCTCTGCAAGATCTGAATAAAATCAATCACTTTTGTTATCAAAATTCTCTCTAAACTTGTGATTCCTTTGTTCAGTTTTTGGACATCGAATTTGGCTAGAAGAGTGATCTTCCTTAAGCCTTGATCTTGTTCACTAGTGGGGCTGCCTCTCACGGACTAAGATCATCCCAATCAGTGCCTGATCATTCCGCAGATCATCACTGAAACCATCTCTACCATCGATCACCAATCCCCTTTCTATCAACTCATCAATCGATCATCTTTCCATCAGTGTTAGTAACCTGATCCATCACCACCAAATCAATACCAGATCGACCCTCAAGAGCATCCTAGGGTTCTTCCTTGACCAGGAAGctattaagtggtatcagagcagcttGAGGGCTTCTAATCAAAGGGGTTTGTCGATTCAAttcttctctctctgttttgGGAACCTAATTTCCTTTTCTGATTCTCTGCAACTCTCTgcagttttctttttctctttacttTCTATCTGTTGTATCTGCAAGGGGGCCAAccagtataaaaaaaaaaaaaaaagagatctaaGTATCTAAGAAAGTCGAGGAGAAATCCGACTagggctgaggagaaatccagccagactgaagagaaatccagtcTCTGGTGGTAAAGCTCCTTGCAAACCAAAATTTCTTAAATCTGTCTATCTATTTCTTTGGGTTTTTGGGATTTTTACTTCTCTGGCTTTGAGTTTGTTTGTCTGATCATTGAACTCTTGGAATCACTGAGAAAATCACTTGAGAAATCattgagagaaacacttgagagaAACACTAAGTGAGGCTTCGGCTATATCTATTGTGTACTTACTTTTCTTGTTGAAGTCTTAACAGGAAACCATGTCTGAAAGTGATAAAGAAAGGCCCGTGGCTAGACTGGATAAAGCACAACTAGATGCTATCATGGCTACTCTCATGAAAGAGATGGATAAAAAACTTGAATTTGTTGGAGCTACTCGTTCTACTAACCCTGTCTTTGGCACAACTTCACAGGTTAGGAGAGCAGCTAGGGAAAAGAGGAGAGGCAAGCGACCTGCAGTAGGAGACGAATCTGAGGATGAAGATACTTCTTCTGGCCGTAGTACTGATGGAGAACGGTCCGTGGGATCAGCAAGATCAGTGAGAACAGGACGTGCAGCCTCCCAAGCAAGATCCCCTACACGCCATGCAGCAAGGAACAGACCAGATGATAACCTTGGGAGTCTCAAACTTCGAATACCAGTCTTCAGTGGAACCAGCAATCCAGATGCTTATCTTGAATGGGAAACGAAGATTGAGCGAGTGTTTGATTGCCAGCACTACTCAGAAACAAAGAAGGTGAAGCTTGCTGTGACAGAATTCAGTGGGTATGCTTTGCATTGGTGGGATCAGATTGTTACTACTAGGAGAAGGACTGGAGAGCCGCCAGTTGCTTCATGGTTTGAGCTCAAGACACTCATGAAGAAGCGGTTTGTTCCAAACCACTATGGTAGAGAGATTCATCAAAAGCTGAGGAGACTTACCCAAGGAACCAAAGGCGTGGAGGATTACTATCAAGAGATGGAAATACTCATGATCAAAGCGGCTGTTGAAGAAGCTTCTGAAGCTACTATGGCTCGATTTCAGGCTGGGCTTAACAGAGACATCCAGGACCGCTTGGAGATGCAGGAGTATGAGGACATCTATGAATTGCTTCACAAAGCAATCCTCATTGAGCAGCAACTGAAGAGAAAGTCCTCAACCAAAGGATCCTATGGCAACAACTACAAAGCGCCTACTACCAAAGATGACAAGTCTTTTGTGAAACCCAAGGAAGAGCATGAGGACAAGGGAAAGGCACCAGCTGCTAGATCCAGGGATGTGAAGTGCTTCAAATGTCATGGTTTTGGGCACTATGccaatgagtgcaccaacaagaaAGCAATGATCCTCTTGGACAGTGGTGAGGTGATAtccgaagaagaagaggaagccatAGACTATCCAGTTCGTGGAGAACTACTTGTCACAAGGAGATCATTGGCAGTACAATCCAAGCTAGATGAAGATAATCAAAGGGAGAATCTTTTTCATACTCGTTGCATAGTTTATGAAAAAGTATGCAGTTTGATTATAGATGGAGGAAGCTGTACTAATGTTGCTAGTGAAGCTCTTGTAGAAAAGCTTGGATTGAAAACAGGGAAGCATCCTAGGCCATACCTTCTACAATGgttgaatgaggagggcgaGCTGAAGGTCACTGATCAAGTAATGGTTCCTATAACCATTGGAAGATACCAAGATGAGATCGTGTGTGATGTTCTGCCCATGGACTCTAGCCATATCTTGTTGGGAAGGCCTTGGCAGTATGATAGAAGAGTCATTCACGATGGGTTCACTAACCGGCATTCCTTCACCCACAGAGACAAGAAGATTGTACTGGCACCTTTGTCTCCACAAGAGGTACATGAGGATCAACTTCAACTAAAACTTAGGCGACAAGAAGCTAAAGAGAAACCAGCTGACAAGCAAAAGAAGGAGACTAATCTCTTAGCCAAGAGTAGTGAGATCAAGAAAGCTTTGTGTCTTCAACAATCTAtgcttttatttgtttttaaaggtGCACTAATGTCTTCTTCTGACCCTGCACCGGTTCTACCGAGTGAACTTGAGTTTCTTTTGCAGGATTATGGTGATGTCTTTCCAGACGAGAGCCCAAAAGGACTTCCTCCCATGCGTGGGATTGAACACCAAATAGACTTGGTCCCTGGAGCTTCTCTCCCAAACCGCCCTGCCTATAGAACCAACCCTGAAGAAACAAAAGAGCTACAGAAGCAAGTAGATGAGCTCATTGAGAAAGGACATATCCGAGAGAGCATGAGCCCTTGTGCAGTAccagtgctccttgtgcctaagaaggatggaagctggcgcatgtgtgtagattgcagagccatcaacaatatcactgtaaagtacagacaccctattcctagacttgatgatatgttggatgagcTACATGGTTCTTGTGTGTTCTCTAAGGTAGATTTaaaaagtggatatcatcagattaggatgaaagaaggggatgaatggaaaacagcctttaaaactaaacatggtctgtatgagtggcttgttatgccatttggtcttaccAATGCCCCTAGCACTTTCATGAGGTTGATGAACCATGTCTTGAGGTCTTTTATAGGACACTTTGTTGTAgtttattttgatgatattttgaTCTACAGCAAGAGTATGGCTGAGCATGTGCATCACTTGAAATCTGTGTTAGAAGTGCTTAGGAAAGAATCCTTGTTTGCTAACTttaagaaatgcacttttgGGACAGATCACCTTGtttttctaggatttgttgTAACAGCACAGGGAATCAGAGTGGATGAGGAAAAGGTTAAAGCTATCCGAGACTGGCCTAGTCCTAAGAGTGTGAGCGAGGTGAGAAGTTTCCATGGTCTTGCCGGCTTTTATAGAAGATTTGTGAAGGATTTTAGCACCATAGCTGCACCACTCACTGAAGTCATCAAGAAGGATGTGGGTTTCAAGTGGGAGAAGGCGCAAGAGGAGGCTTTTCAAAACCTGAAAGGGAAGTTGACTAATGCTCCTTTGCTAGTTCTTCCAGATTTTACTAAGacctttgaaattgaatgtgatgcttctggtgtAGGTATTGGAGCTGTGctgatgcaggagaagagacccatagcatatttcagtgagaaactaaGTGGAGCCATGCTGAACTACCCAACTTATGACAAGGAACTCTATGCTTTGATTAGAGCACTCCAAACTTGGCAGCACtatctctggccaaaggagtttgttatacacactgatcatgagtccTTGAAACACCTGAAGGGACAGCACAAGCTCAACAAGAGACACGCCAGATGGGTAGAGTTCTTGGAAACCTTTCCTTATGTGATTCACTAtaaacaaggtaaagaaaacatTGTGGCTGATGCACTCTCCAGAAGGTATACTCTTTTCACTTCTATGGAAGCTAAGCTGTTAGGTTTTGAACAAATAAAGTCTTATTATGAAGATGATCAAgattttaaagttcaatttgaAGAAAGCAAGAAACATACCAGTGGAAAGTTTTATCAAGTTGagggttttcttttctatgaaaATCGACTTTGTTTACCtaactgttctttgagagaGTTGTATGTTAGGGAAGCACATGGAGGAGGATTGATGGGGCACTTTGGAGTTGCCAAGACACTCGCCCACCTGAAAGAGCACTTTTACTGGCCGACCATGagaagagatgtggagagagtATGCAGCAGATGTGTTACTTGCACCCAAGCCAAAGCCAAGGCCCGACCTCaaggtttgtatactcctcttcCCATTCCTGATGCTCCATGGATtgatatatctatggattttgtgcttGGTTTGCCTAGGACTAGAAAGGGCAGAGATTCAATCTTTGTAGTTGTTGATaggttctcaaaaatggcacatttcattccatgtcacaaaactgatgatgcctTGATGGTTGCTGAACTTTTCTTTAGAGAGGTTGTTCGTTTGCATGGCATGCCTAGATCAATAGTGTCTGATAGGGATACTAAATTTCTTAGTCATTTCTGGAGAACATTGTGGTCTAAACTTGGAACAAAGTTGAAattctctactacttgtcatcctcaaactgatggacaaactgaagtagttaacaGATCTTTGTCTGCTCTCTTGCGTGCTGTGATTAAAAAGAACATCAAAACTTGGGAAGATTGTATTCCTCAtgtggagtttgcttataaccattcTGTGCATAGTGCTACAAAGTTCTCACCTTTTCAGATTGTTTATGGATTCAATCCTTTGACTCCTTTGGATCTCATGCCTTTACCATACAATGAGCAAACTAATCTTGATGGCAAGGCAAAAGCCGAGTTTGTTGTTTCATTGCATGAACAGGTAAAGAAGAACATTGAGAAGAGGACCAAGGAGTATGAAaagcaagcaaacaagaagaGACATGAGCTGTTGCTGGAACCAGGAGATCTTGTATGGATTCACTTGAGAAAGGAGAGGTTTCCTGAAGAAAGAAAGTCTAAACTGATGCCAAGGACAGATGGACCTTTCACTGTGCTTGAACGGATCAACAACAATGCTTACAAGATTGATCTTCAAGGTAAGTATTCTATAAGTTCTACTTTCAATGTtgctgacttgatcccttttcgtgcagatgatttggatttgaggacaaatccttttaaaggaggaggggatgatgtgagcTTGACTGAACCAGTAGCTGATCTTGCGCATGAAGAGCTGGAAGAGAGTGACAGTGAAGAGGAGCTGGATGAGACGAACACTACAATTGGATACAAGGAGCTGGATGGGAGTTCAATTGGATTTAACTCAGCACGAGACCCATTCTCTTTCTCCAATGGGCCAATAACCAGATCAAAGACAAGACAATTGAAGGAGGCAATTCTCGGATTGGTTTACACTAAACCAATCTCGACATCTGAAGAAAACCAAGTCAAAGAAGCCTTGAAGATATTCAATTGTTCAATCTTCAACACTACCTAGTTTTTACTTAAGATATTTTCGAAAACTACAAGTCCTTGGTGACTCTTTGCATTCCTTTCTTTCTACTTAAACTCTCTGCAAGATCTGAATAAAATCAATCACTTTTGTTATCAAAATTCTCTCTAAACTTGTGATTCCTTTGTTCAGTTTTTGGACATCGAATTTGGCTAGAAGAGTGATCTTCCTTAAGCCTTGATCTTGTTCACTAGTGGGGCTGCCTCTCACGGACTAAGATCATCCCAATCAGTGCCTGATCATTCCGCAGATCATCACTGAAACCATCTCTACCATCGATCACCAATCCCCTTTTCTATCAACTCATCAATCGATCATCTTTCCATCAGTGTTAGTAACCTGATCCATCACCACCAAATCAATACCAGATCGACCCTCAAGAGCATCCTAGGGTTCTTCCTTGACCAGGAAGCTATTActgtgtgtgcctaattgctctttgagagatttgtttgttagggaatcacATGGGggaagtctcatgggtcactttggtattgcaaagactcttaaaaccttgcaggatcatttcttttggcctcggatgaaaagtgatgtggagaaactatgtgaaagatgtgcaacttgcaagcaagctaagtctaaagttcagtctcacggtttgtatactcctctccctattccttatcatccttggaatgacatatctatggatttcattgttggattgcctagaactagaaCTGGGAAAGATtccatctttgttgttgttgacaggttctcaaaaatggcacattttatagcatgtcacaaaactgatgatgcattacatgtagctaatctattctttaaggagattgtgcgtttacatggcatgcctaggaccatagtttctgatagagatactaagtttcttagttatttttggaaaactctttggtctaagctaggcactaagttgttgttctccactacttgtcatccgcaaactgatggacagactgaagtagttaatagaactttaggaacactcttgcgtgcgttcattaaaaagaatctgaaatcttgggaagactatctgccacattgtgagtttgcatataatcatgctgtgcattctgcttctaagttttcaccttttgaaattgtttatgggttcaatcccacctctcctttggatttaatccctttacctgagtgtgaaagggttagtttggatggcaaaaagaaggcagagatggtgaaacaacttcacgagcaagctaggctcaacattgaagagaaaactaagcagtatgtcaagcatgccaacaaaggaaggcgtgagatggtctttaaggagggtgataaagtttgggttcatttgagaaaagagaggtttcctaatgagaggaagtcgaagcttatgccaagaattgatggaccttttgagatcacaaagaagatcagcaacaatgcctacaagattgatctccaaggtaagtatgatgtgagtaatagcttcaatgttactgacttgatcccttttattgcagatgaacctgatttgaggtcaaatccttttcaagaaggaggggatgatatgatcatggaccagccagctgatggagatagagatggcgagtttagagatgaaccagctaaagaagatgaggtcttaaccattcctaaaggtcccatgactcgagccagagctaggaaactcaaagaagctattggaggactaatcaggaagtccttggagcaagaagaatgtcttggaggaagcttgatactttaagatacgcttatcaccattcaagccatcttaccatcaagttgagtatcatctaggctagcaagctatgtgtgctcttttcctatcattgtttttgtcccattgggttttgcaatgataggtttttaacgaggccatagtcttgctatcttatcacctagttgatactctcggaccaaaccacatgaagaaccttatgctatctttatttctaagtatttatgtctttcattttcgaaaactctatctaagttatgtctttatttctacattaattggaggagcctgttcctttgatttcgaaatgcttggagcctgttccaagcctttcactatatatatgtgtaactcggcaaccctagcctctatcaagttttctttcacttaaacctttgtgttttcttctcccttgctttcacgagttaagagagtgtctggtgtgtagtatccagtctgttggtgtgtaatatccaacgcccaagggctttagaaaggtgtgtcatatccgatctaagtctaggagtatcaaggagcctttccgcagcctcttgtgtcaccattcgatccacagccttgataaacttgagtctttgattcgtttatgcaaggatctatccaaaccatccagagaagggtcctaggatctcattactccacaactttatgtatccaaatcaagcttctcacaaagtgattcatcctggtttgattggaacgacgaagaagctgtcctattcccaaactgggaaactggaatcacctgatttgaaagtgggataacttcttctttccaactcctatgagattaattcaacttcctggtgattctccaccactttatgtatccaaatcaagcttctcacaaagtgattcatcctggtttgattggaacgacgatgaagctgtgctattcccaaactgggaaactggaatcacctgatttgaaaggggataacttcttcatcccaactcctatgagatttattcaacttcctggtgattctccaccactttatgtatccaaatcaagcttctcacaaagtgattcatcctggtttgattggaacgacgaagaagctgtcctattcccaaactgggaaactggaatcacctgatttgaaagtgagataacttcttcatcccaactcctatgagatttattcaacttcctggtgattctccaccactttatgtatccaaatcaagcttctcacaaagtgattcatcctggtttgattggaacgacgaagaagctgtgctattcccaaactgggaaactggaatcacctgatttgaaagtgggataacttcttcttgccaactcctatgagatttattcaacttcctggtgattctccaccactttatgtatccaaatcaagcttctcacaaagtgattcatcctggtttgattggaacgacgatgaag
It includes:
- the LOC125597082 gene encoding uncharacterized protein LOC125597082 translates to MSESDKERPVARLDKAQLDAIMATLMKEMDKKLEFVGATRSTNPVFGTTSQVRRAAREKRRGKRPAVGDESEDEDTSSGRSTDGERSVGSARSVRTGRAASQARSPTRHAARNRPDDNLGSLKLRIPVFSGTSNPDAYLEWETKIERVFDCQHYSETKKVKLAVTEFSGYALHWWDQIVTTRRRTGEPPVASWFELKTLMKKRFVPNHYGREIHQKLRRLTQGTKGVEDYYQEMEILMIKAAVEEASEATMARFQAGLNRDIQDRLEMQEYEDIYELLHKAILIEQQLKRKSSTKGSYGNNYKAPTTKDDKSFVKPKEEHEDKGKAPAARSRDVKCFKCHGFGHYANECTNKKAMILLDSGEVISEEEEEAIDYPVRGELLVTRRSLAVQSKLDEDNQRENLFHTRCIVYEKVCSLIIDGGSCTNVASEALVEKLGLKTGKHPRPYLLQWLNEEGELKVTDQVMVPITIGRYQDEIVCDVLPMDSSHILLGRPWQYDRRVIHDGFTNRHSFTHRDKKIVLAPLSPQEVHEDQLQLKLRRQEAKEKPADKQKKETNLLAKSSEIKKALCLQQSMLLFVFKGALMSSSDPAPVLPSELEFLLQDYGDVFPDESPKGLPPMRGIEHQIDLVPGASLPNRPAYRTNPEETKELQKQVDELIEKGHIRESMSPFYFDDILIYSKSMAEHVHHLKSVLEVLRKESLFANFKKCTFGTDHLVFLGFVVTAQGIRVDEEKVKAIRDWPSPKSVSEVRSFHGLAGFYRRFVKDFSTIAAPLTEVIKKDVGFKWEKAQEEAFQNLKGKLTNAPLLVLPDFTKTFEIECDASGVGIGAVLMQEKRPIAYFSEKLSGAMLNYPTYDKELYALIRALQTWQHYLWPKEFVIHTDHESLKHLKGQHKLNKRHARWVEFLETFPYVIHYKQGKENIVADALSRREAHGGGLMGHFGVAKTLAHLKEHFYWPTMRRDVERVCSRCVTCTQAKAKARPQGLYTPLPIPDAPWIDISMDFVLGLPRTRKGRDSIFVVVDSATKFSPFQIVYGFNPLTPLDLMPLPYNEQTNLDGKAKAEFVVSLHEQVKKNIEKRTKEYEKQANKKRHELLLEPGDLVWIHLRKERFPEERKSKLMPRTDGPFTVLERINNNAYKIDLQGGGDDVSLTEPVADLAHEELEESDSEEELDETNTTIGYKELDGSSIGFNSARDPFSFSNGPITRSKTRQLKEAILGLVYTKPISTSEENQVKEALKIFNCSIFNTT